From Vicinamibacteria bacterium, the proteins below share one genomic window:
- a CDS encoding LytTR family DNA-binding domain-containing protein has protein sequence MSLRVVVLEDEPLAVAQIERALKRWDPEVRILGVADSVRRGVEILRRGPEPDLILADIRLSDGLVLSLFDQLPVRCPVIFTTAYDAYLMEALECNAIDYVLKPVSPERLGLALEKYVRLSEHFGARLAALAATLKLPQEQASARRILAREGAAFVAVPVERIAWFTSEHKLTILVERDGKRRIVDDALAQLETRLGPNAFFRLNRRYLAHLTAITRFRSIGKGRVEVTLCPAPEEEVVVSQENAADFRKWAAGEISG, from the coding sequence CTGCGGGTCGTCGTCCTCGAGGACGAGCCTCTGGCAGTGGCGCAGATCGAGCGCGCCCTGAAGCGCTGGGACCCGGAGGTGCGAATACTCGGGGTGGCCGATTCGGTCCGGCGCGGTGTGGAAATCCTACGGCGCGGGCCAGAACCTGATCTGATCCTCGCCGACATCCGGCTCTCCGATGGACTCGTCCTGAGCCTCTTCGACCAGCTGCCGGTTCGCTGTCCGGTGATCTTCACCACGGCTTATGACGCCTACCTGATGGAGGCCCTGGAGTGCAATGCCATCGACTACGTGCTCAAGCCGGTGTCGCCGGAGCGCCTCGGCCTGGCTCTCGAAAAGTACGTGCGGCTCTCGGAGCACTTCGGTGCCCGGCTCGCGGCGCTGGCCGCGACCCTGAAGCTCCCTCAAGAGCAGGCGAGCGCCCGACGAATTCTGGCCCGCGAGGGGGCAGCCTTCGTGGCCGTGCCGGTCGAACGAATCGCTTGGTTCACGAGCGAACACAAGCTCACGATCCTGGTTGAGCGCGACGGCAAGAGACGAATCGTCGACGACGCGCTGGCGCAGCTCGAAACGAGGCTGGGCCCGAACGCATTCTTCCGGCTGAACCGTCGCTACCTCGCTCATTTGACCGCGATCACCCGGTTCCGGAGCATCGGCAAGGGCCGCGTCGAGGTGACTCTATGCCCAGCCCCCGAAGAGGAGGTGGTCGTGAGCCAGGAGAACGCCGCCGACTTCCGGAAGTGGGCGGCGGGCGAGATCTCCGGGTGA
- a CDS encoding dihydrofolate reductase family protein: MRPLRYSINVTLDGCCDHHAMIADEDLHRHAMENIAQADALLFGRVTYEMMEAAWRPPASEAMPDWMQPFARTIDAAKKYVVSSTLERVDWNAELVRGDLGKAVQQLKLESGKGLLVGGVKLPLALAELGLIDEYEIVVHPRLTGHGPTLFAGLSKWVDLKLVSRLEFGSGAVAMRYEARR; encoded by the coding sequence ATGCGACCCCTTCGGTATTCCATCAACGTCACATTGGACGGGTGCTGCGATCATCATGCAATGATCGCGGATGAGGACTTGCATCGCCACGCGATGGAGAACATCGCGCAGGCCGATGCCCTCCTCTTCGGCCGGGTGACCTACGAAATGATGGAGGCTGCGTGGCGGCCGCCGGCATCGGAAGCGATGCCCGATTGGATGCAGCCTTTTGCCCGGACGATCGACGCGGCAAAGAAGTACGTCGTGTCGAGCACCCTGGAGCGGGTCGATTGGAACGCGGAGCTCGTGCGCGGGGATCTGGGTAAGGCCGTTCAGCAGCTCAAGCTGGAGTCGGGTAAGGGACTGCTCGTGGGAGGCGTGAAGCTCCCGCTGGCGTTGGCGGAGCTGGGATTGATCGATGAGTACGAGATCGTGGTGCACCCCAGGCTGACTGGTCACGGGCCGACGTTGTTCGCGGGGCTATCGAAGTGGGTCGACTTGAAGCTCGTGAGCCGGCTGGAGTTCGGCTCGGGGGCGGTGGCGATGCGGTATGAGGCGAGAAGGTAG